A part of Alphaproteobacteria bacterium genomic DNA contains:
- a CDS encoding PTS fructose transporter subunit IIA has product MVGPQEHMKAICIHPESDMEKMRAAIIKAATEVDQGKGVVLLTDMFGGTPSNLAISVMDDQNVEVIAGVNLPMLIKLISLRSTESLKEAALQAQEAGRKYINVASNLLSKTS; this is encoded by the coding sequence GTGGTTGGCCCTCAAGAGCACATGAAAGCCATTTGCATTCACCCTGAATCGGATATGGAAAAAATGCGTGCTGCAATTATTAAAGCCGCAACAGAAGTAGATCAAGGTAAGGGCGTGGTGCTGTTAACCGATATGTTTGGAGGCACGCCTTCTAATCTTGCTATATCTGTGATGGACGACCAAAACGTAGAAGTAATCGCCGGAGTGAACCTGCCAATGCTGATCAAGCTTATTAGCTTGCGTAGTACAGAGTCGTTGAAAGAGGCGGCATTGCAGGCACAAGAGGCTGGAAGAAAATATATTAATGTTGCCAGTAACTTATTGTCGAAAACGAGTTGA
- a CDS encoding HPr family phosphocarrier protein: MSAVAPIVTILTIQNQKGLHARAAAKFVRIVNACNADVKVTRVNCTPPLFEDCEDLWMASGGSVLGILTLGAEKGAQIRLEATGDDAQKVVDEISNLIDRKFDEE, from the coding sequence ATGTCTGCTGTTGCACCCATAGTTACTATACTGACAATTCAAAACCAAAAAGGGTTGCATGCACGCGCTGCTGCAAAATTTGTACGCATTGTCAATGCGTGTAACGCGGATGTTAAAGTTACCCGTGTGAATTGTACACCGCCCCTGTTTGAAGATTGTGAGGATTTATGGATGGCCTCTGGCGGATCGGTGTTGGGAATTTTGACATTAGGCGCTGAAAAAGGCGCACAAATCCGGCTGGAAGCAACGGGCGATGATGCGCAAAAAGTAGTAGATGAAATCAGCAACCTGATCGACAGAAAATTTGACGAAGAATAG